A genomic segment from Bradyrhizobium diazoefficiens USDA 110 encodes:
- a CDS encoding ImmA/IrrE family metallo-endopeptidase, which yields MNSEGWGLQRWANHFNQMLNLANPPNRYRFDVGRLAMETTAQMFPGDPIVKVEEEDLEGFAGALVPAESRTRWGIAYGKGQSPGRRRFTIAHEFGHFLLHRKKYPNGIHSSEADVDGRTKIEVEREANEFASWLLMPLDDFRKQIAPRDKPDFDAIGNCATRYEVSLVAAVLRWLRYTERRAVFVNSIDGYVNWAWSSDAAFKSGNFIRTSRGPVELPAGSAVAQQQFTPEVRSGVDHAAGVWFNQRVKEHSFRSEKYDTAYTLLHLADAEPKSWSEGTPLEDTYERFMRR from the coding sequence ATGAACTCCGAGGGCTGGGGACTGCAGAGGTGGGCGAACCACTTCAACCAGATGTTGAACCTGGCCAACCCGCCCAACCGTTACCGCTTCGACGTCGGCCGGCTCGCCATGGAAACGACCGCCCAGATGTTTCCCGGCGATCCTATCGTGAAGGTAGAAGAAGAAGACCTCGAGGGATTCGCTGGCGCTCTCGTCCCAGCCGAATCCAGAACTCGCTGGGGCATCGCTTACGGCAAGGGACAGTCGCCGGGAAGGCGAAGGTTCACTATCGCCCATGAATTCGGCCATTTCCTGCTCCACAGGAAGAAATATCCGAACGGCATCCATTCAAGCGAAGCCGATGTGGATGGCCGAACGAAGATCGAAGTCGAGCGCGAGGCGAACGAGTTCGCCTCATGGCTGTTGATGCCGTTGGACGATTTCCGCAAGCAGATCGCGCCGAGAGACAAGCCAGACTTCGACGCGATCGGCAACTGCGCGACGCGCTACGAAGTTTCATTGGTCGCCGCGGTCCTGCGATGGCTCAGGTACACGGAGAGGCGAGCGGTATTTGTCAACTCCATCGACGGGTACGTCAATTGGGCGTGGTCTAGCGACGCGGCCTTCAAGAGCGGCAACTTCATCCGCACAAGCCGGGGCCCTGTGGAGCTTCCAGCCGGATCCGCCGTCGCGCAGCAGCAGTTCACGCCGGAAGTCCGGAGCGGCGTCGATCACGCTGCCGGAGTGTGGTTCAATCAACGCGTCAAAGAGCATTCGTTCCGGAGCGAGAAGTACGACACCGCCTACACGTTGCTCCATCTGGCAGATGCGGAGCCAAAATCGTGGTCTGAAGGAACGCCCCTTGAGGACACGTACGAACGATTCATGAGGCGGTGA
- a CDS encoding helix-turn-helix domain-containing protein, whose protein sequence is MHRVAETLRDRIKTLRKKAKLTLDQLAPQAGLSKSYLWELENRDLPRPSGEKLAGLAKALNVTVDYLLGGDPTENLETAEDKAFFREYEAMSPEARAQLRRLAKALDK, encoded by the coding sequence GTGCACCGCGTGGCTGAGACGCTCAGAGATCGCATTAAGACATTGAGGAAGAAGGCAAAACTGACGTTAGATCAGCTCGCGCCTCAGGCAGGTCTGAGCAAATCTTACCTTTGGGAACTGGAGAACCGCGACCTCCCCCGCCCCTCCGGGGAGAAACTTGCAGGCTTGGCGAAAGCTTTGAACGTCACCGTCGACTATCTTCTTGGCGGGGATCCCACCGAGAATTTGGAAACGGCCGAGGACAAGGCATTCTTTCGGGAATACGAAGCCATGTCGCCAGAGGCCCGCGCTCAGCTCCGCCGATTGGCAAAGGCATTGGATAAATAG
- a CDS encoding adenylate/guanylate cyclase domain-containing protein has protein sequence MGFAANVTREIDRFLQQSCPQPDLILSALERTGLCSVRDYVPEERVCGRGDRVGGCWLVLSGRVEVRSDEQNVAFRDAGELIGEQGLLHFLSGRAASRTADIKAVGPVRLLCIDASFQEKLRDDEKVAWMQTLAVVINDKLEQATRARSELRGLATERELLLRRFADGDALGLVKMAAGGEAPPVQSRRAIVYFSDLANFSTWAADKQPIQVARHLRELAKIQIDAIRDAGGQIDKLMGDGLMGFWFIDTTDRERAEPLAVMRCSTLIAEKCSSYFAEHELDLAIRIGLHCGDVAFGDFGADNRIAVTLLGAAVNIAARYEQAKSAELGGIRVSPELRELMIGSGAKPDGFRKPVQVEVKHGVSLDVYSIKESADVME, from the coding sequence ATGGGCTTCGCCGCCAATGTCACGCGAGAGATCGACCGGTTTCTCCAGCAGTCCTGCCCGCAGCCGGATTTGATCCTGAGCGCGCTGGAGCGCACGGGCCTTTGCTCGGTCCGAGATTACGTGCCGGAGGAGCGTGTATGCGGACGCGGCGATCGGGTCGGCGGGTGCTGGCTGGTGCTCTCCGGGCGTGTCGAGGTCCGTTCTGACGAGCAGAACGTCGCTTTCAGGGATGCCGGAGAACTCATCGGCGAGCAGGGGCTCCTTCATTTCCTCTCCGGGAGGGCTGCCAGCCGCACCGCCGACATCAAGGCCGTCGGGCCCGTGCGGCTGCTGTGCATCGACGCGTCATTTCAGGAAAAGCTGCGGGACGACGAGAAGGTCGCGTGGATGCAGACGTTGGCGGTGGTCATCAACGACAAGCTCGAGCAGGCCACGCGTGCTCGCTCCGAGCTTCGCGGCTTGGCGACGGAACGAGAGCTGCTGCTTCGCCGGTTCGCCGACGGTGACGCGCTCGGTCTCGTCAAGATGGCCGCTGGCGGGGAGGCGCCGCCGGTGCAGAGCCGTCGGGCCATCGTCTATTTCAGCGATCTCGCCAACTTCAGCACCTGGGCCGCAGATAAGCAGCCGATCCAGGTGGCGCGACATCTGCGCGAGCTCGCCAAGATTCAGATCGATGCAATCCGCGATGCCGGTGGCCAGATCGACAAGTTGATGGGTGACGGATTGATGGGCTTCTGGTTCATCGACACGACCGATCGCGAGCGCGCCGAACCGTTGGCTGTGATGCGGTGCTCGACCCTCATCGCCGAGAAGTGCAGCAGCTACTTCGCCGAACATGAACTCGACCTTGCGATCCGCATCGGGCTGCACTGCGGAGACGTGGCGTTCGGCGATTTCGGCGCCGACAACAGGATCGCGGTTACGCTGTTGGGAGCCGCCGTGAACATCGCCGCGCGCTATGAGCAGGCCAAGTCCGCTGAGCTCGGTGGCATCCGCGTGAGCCCTGAATTGCGCGAGCTCATGATCGGATCAGGCGCGAAGCCCGACGGTTTCCGCAAGCCGGTACAGGTGGAAGTGAAGCACGGCGTCTCGCTCGACGTCTATTCGATCAAGGAGTCAGCAGATGTCATGGAATGA
- a CDS encoding adenylate/guanylate cyclase domain-containing protein: MSWNEDRAKSRIREHVKTVPAVDRHVVLDSAIVEKRGMLSRMPLSQAFLVEGAHVYGELLDFETLVADRGQETEAAHRRLLAFLHMHYRVWDSLVDGDDGDRVDYHGARLHAVITSPAGDPAAQIERAVALARKLTEAAQRVGQAHGFPSRIRLGIDHGKCLAMTTGRGAHEKDTLFLGRPANHAAKLVAAGTEQGIFLTETAQKRVAAGAVRKSAGVMTLDEAYVQGAVRKYGFDSLDRTASAVALDSAEPMFRFKRPALPLSTVKFSELAPANSVRMGMASIFADIDGFTNFVDQAIHGGSDKIREAVKVVHVIREELNAVLKEDFGGKRVRFIGDCIHGCVAEGERADDPAKTVRRAALCAAAMRSSFDLCLGIVGSGAAIDLAVGIEYGQTPMTRLGSRGDESVRCAASKATIEAERTQQAIEHGGVRLGTVASSVADQAVRKHFSSGRLMSFDSASDLLWTAQAPAVQILRNEPAARPHAAPKKPFRG; the protein is encoded by the coding sequence ATGTCATGGAATGAAGATCGCGCGAAATCCCGCATTCGCGAGCACGTCAAAACGGTGCCAGCAGTCGACCGCCATGTGGTCCTCGACAGCGCTATCGTGGAGAAGCGCGGGATGCTGAGCCGCATGCCGCTGAGCCAAGCGTTCCTTGTCGAAGGCGCGCATGTGTACGGCGAGCTTTTGGATTTCGAGACTCTGGTCGCCGATCGGGGCCAGGAAACCGAAGCGGCACACCGCCGGCTCCTGGCCTTCTTGCACATGCACTACCGCGTGTGGGATTCGCTTGTCGATGGGGACGATGGCGATCGGGTGGATTACCACGGCGCTCGACTGCACGCCGTCATCACGTCGCCGGCTGGCGACCCGGCCGCTCAGATAGAGCGTGCTGTAGCGCTCGCTCGGAAGCTCACCGAGGCGGCGCAACGGGTTGGTCAAGCCCATGGTTTCCCGTCGCGCATTCGTTTAGGCATCGACCATGGAAAGTGCCTGGCGATGACCACCGGCCGTGGGGCCCATGAGAAGGACACGCTGTTTCTCGGGCGTCCCGCAAATCATGCAGCTAAGCTCGTGGCGGCGGGAACCGAGCAGGGCATCTTTCTGACCGAGACGGCTCAGAAGCGGGTCGCGGCGGGAGCCGTGCGAAAGTCTGCTGGCGTGATGACGCTGGACGAGGCCTACGTTCAGGGGGCGGTGAGGAAGTACGGCTTCGACAGCCTCGACCGGACTGCGTCTGCGGTCGCTCTCGATTCCGCGGAGCCGATGTTTCGGTTCAAGCGTCCGGCGTTGCCGCTGTCCACAGTCAAGTTCAGCGAACTCGCGCCGGCGAATTCGGTCCGCATGGGCATGGCGTCGATCTTTGCGGACATCGATGGGTTCACCAATTTCGTCGACCAGGCAATCCACGGCGGATCCGACAAGATCCGTGAAGCTGTAAAGGTGGTGCACGTGATCAGGGAAGAGCTCAACGCCGTGCTCAAGGAGGACTTCGGCGGCAAGCGCGTGCGCTTCATCGGCGACTGCATTCACGGCTGCGTGGCGGAAGGCGAGCGCGCTGATGACCCGGCAAAGACAGTGCGGCGGGCCGCGTTGTGTGCCGCTGCGATGAGATCGTCCTTCGACCTCTGCTTGGGGATCGTCGGATCGGGAGCTGCAATCGATCTCGCGGTCGGCATCGAGTACGGGCAGACGCCAATGACGCGCCTAGGATCTCGAGGTGACGAGAGCGTGCGCTGCGCAGCGAGCAAGGCGACGATCGAGGCGGAGCGGACGCAGCAGGCCATTGAACACGGCGGAGTTCGCCTCGGCACGGTCGCGTCGAGCGTGGCGGATCAGGCAGTCCGCAAGCACTTCTCGTCCGGCCGGTTGATGTCGTTCGATTCGGCGTCCGATCTGCTTTGGACCGCGCAGGCGCCGGCCGTGCAGATCTTGCGGAATGAACCTGCAGCACGCCCGCATGCGGCACCGAAGAAGCCTTTTCGGGGCTGA
- a CDS encoding E2 domain-containing protein: protein MSLVALARCCPTWADFRPVHAFEAQVDVVATRSSGAFTRVFELRVVQVADQIAVFERPVGGTLPACCPERHINPDGSFCIGLRAGDGITGASATAWWEKLHVFILCQETAAEAGFWPGEAQLSHGEAAEIELAAERAADQLGLQSVYREAVAFGSGPIASGLAKINQKTGMLRNGRSACICGRTDRHRRPLLRRECHRCGQGCPVVLEHWRRIKVAEYWRGLRGQACCGTMRECPLKKAGPTDGTAISRGTGA, encoded by the coding sequence ATGTCCCTGGTCGCGCTCGCTCGCTGCTGTCCGACGTGGGCGGATTTCCGCCCCGTCCATGCGTTTGAGGCGCAGGTGGACGTCGTCGCAACGCGTAGCAGTGGTGCGTTTACCAGGGTCTTCGAGCTAAGGGTCGTGCAGGTTGCAGACCAGATCGCGGTATTTGAGCGGCCAGTGGGCGGCACTTTGCCGGCCTGCTGCCCGGAGCGTCATATCAATCCCGACGGCTCCTTTTGCATCGGACTACGTGCGGGAGACGGCATAACGGGGGCCAGCGCCACTGCTTGGTGGGAAAAGCTGCACGTGTTCATTCTGTGCCAGGAGACCGCAGCAGAAGCCGGATTCTGGCCTGGCGAAGCGCAGCTATCTCACGGTGAAGCCGCCGAGATAGAACTCGCCGCCGAGCGTGCCGCCGACCAGCTCGGGCTACAGTCAGTCTACCGCGAAGCTGTCGCGTTCGGATCGGGACCAATCGCGTCCGGGCTCGCCAAGATCAACCAGAAGACCGGAATGCTGCGGAACGGACGAAGCGCATGTATCTGCGGTCGTACCGATCGGCACCGGCGACCTCTTCTTCGAAGAGAGTGCCATCGTTGTGGTCAGGGCTGTCCGGTCGTGCTCGAGCACTGGAGGCGCATCAAGGTCGCCGAATATTGGCGCGGGCTTCGCGGCCAAGCGTGCTGTGGTACCATGCGCGAATGTCCGTTGAAAAAGGCCGGACCGACTGATGGTACTGCGATCAGCCGAGGAACGGGAGCGTGA
- a CDS encoding DUF1488 domain-containing protein, which translates to MIKFAELTTTEAVSTAEAIETLRPLPWARLLLNRIEDGGGLTTENMSALFEARFGQALHDCGITPVYEYAAGVGETSVDFACGVWNVELLSFDETDAAKAASWEEGSTFGKSLSSPAPPTADEAQLDEAERQRRSDLRKQSPEGETLKGIERIVGKAQNDGQPSKFPAPDGARRSMLVVDARTFGQIDRWDCRQIAYGADAVPEWARYRWIADDGREFPIAGAFDARNRMRGARLFRERVHFLGIVSEETYEREELQYFIRFYHNPALFASKEDALAALRTFPLFQPEKTRARRPDLFVHEAFEAQGATVQFGVVTDGRIVICRVHGDTLEDIEERGLRPGSEEMVQAFDRHKDLLRRLALEKAKRDLVERDGTIFLVPRDLSLLPVRAPRA; encoded by the coding sequence GTGATCAAGTTCGCCGAACTGACCACGACGGAAGCGGTGAGCACCGCAGAAGCTATTGAGACCCTTCGGCCGTTGCCTTGGGCGAGATTGCTCCTCAACCGGATCGAAGATGGCGGTGGTTTAACCACGGAAAATATGTCCGCGCTGTTCGAGGCGCGCTTCGGACAGGCGCTGCATGACTGCGGCATCACTCCGGTATACGAATATGCGGCGGGGGTCGGTGAGACTAGCGTTGATTTCGCCTGCGGAGTTTGGAACGTCGAACTTCTCTCGTTCGACGAGACAGACGCGGCGAAGGCCGCCTCCTGGGAGGAAGGATCGACCTTCGGCAAGTCGCTCTCTTCGCCTGCGCCGCCAACGGCTGACGAGGCTCAGCTCGACGAGGCGGAGCGGCAGCGCCGAAGTGATCTGCGGAAGCAAAGTCCCGAAGGAGAGACACTGAAGGGGATCGAGAGGATCGTCGGCAAAGCGCAGAATGACGGGCAGCCGTCCAAGTTCCCCGCGCCAGACGGCGCGAGGCGATCAATGCTGGTCGTTGATGCTCGGACTTTCGGACAGATTGATCGTTGGGATTGCCGGCAGATAGCCTATGGTGCGGACGCCGTGCCTGAATGGGCGAGGTATCGATGGATCGCCGATGACGGGCGAGAATTTCCAATTGCCGGCGCGTTTGATGCGCGCAACCGGATGCGGGGTGCGCGGCTCTTTCGAGAGCGAGTCCACTTCCTTGGTATCGTTTCCGAGGAAACCTACGAACGCGAAGAGCTGCAGTATTTCATTCGCTTCTATCACAACCCCGCGCTGTTCGCATCGAAGGAGGATGCGCTCGCAGCATTGCGAACTTTTCCGCTATTCCAGCCGGAAAAGACACGTGCTCGTCGTCCGGATCTGTTTGTCCACGAAGCCTTCGAGGCGCAGGGAGCGACGGTTCAGTTTGGCGTTGTGACCGACGGGAGGATTGTCATCTGCAGAGTCCACGGCGACACTCTTGAAGATATCGAAGAGCGCGGTCTTCGGCCTGGCTCCGAGGAGATGGTTCAAGCATTTGATCGACACAAGGACCTGCTTCGCCGGCTTGCGCTGGAGAAGGCTAAGCGAGATCTGGTCGAACGCGATGGCACCATTTTTCTGGTACCCAGGGATTTGAGCTTGCTTCCGGTCCGGGCGCCGCGCGCTTAA
- a CDS encoding IS6-like element ISBj7 family transposase: MPTARAPLYRRHRFPPEVISYAVWLYFRFPLSLRMVEEMLAARGIGVTYETVRQWGRKFGKPFSDRIRQRTPPRGDKWHLDEVVISIAGEQHWLWRAVDQSGFVPDVLIQRRRNSRVAQRLMKKLLKSAGTPPRVMITDKLRSYGAARAKMGLHVEHRQHKALNNRAENSHQPTRRRERIMTRFKSSRQAQRFLSVHDQVANLFHIPYPGAATADFRRASRERAFATWREISMTSAIADSRPLRIASFGSAVD, encoded by the coding sequence ATGCCGACCGCCCGGGCCCCTCTTTATCGCCGCCATCGCTTCCCACCGGAAGTGATCAGCTATGCCGTTTGGTTGTATTTCCGGTTTCCCTTAAGCTTGCGCATGGTCGAGGAAATGCTGGCGGCGCGTGGCATTGGCGTGACCTATGAAACCGTGCGCCAGTGGGGACGGAAATTCGGCAAGCCGTTCTCCGATCGGATCCGCCAGCGCACTCCCCCTCGCGGTGACAAATGGCATCTGGACGAAGTCGTTATCTCGATCGCGGGCGAACAACATTGGCTCTGGCGCGCTGTCGACCAGAGTGGCTTCGTTCCTGACGTCTTGATCCAGCGCCGAAGAAACTCGCGCGTTGCGCAGCGGCTCATGAAGAAGCTCTTGAAATCCGCCGGCACGCCGCCGCGCGTTATGATCACGGATAAGCTGCGTTCGTACGGCGCTGCGAGGGCGAAGATGGGCTTACACGTCGAACATCGCCAGCACAAAGCTCTCAACAATCGGGCCGAGAATTCTCATCAGCCGACGCGGCGACGCGAGCGGATCATGACGCGCTTCAAATCGTCCCGTCAGGCTCAACGGTTTCTGTCCGTTCACGATCAGGTCGCGAACCTTTTCCACATCCCCTATCCCGGAGCCGCCACCGCCGACTTCCGTCGTGCTTCGCGCGAGCGAGCCTTTGCGACTTGGCGCGAGATCTCCATGACAAGCGCTATCGCCGACTCTCGACCTCTGAGAATCGCCTCCTTCGGCTCGGCGGTCGATTAA